The nucleotide sequence CGTCAGCCAAAGCGCAGCCTGATCATCTTTTTCACCGACATGTTCGATCCGGTCGCTTCGGCCACCGTTCTTGCAAATGTCGCCGTGCTGACGCCTCGCCATTTGGTCATCTGCGTGCTGCTGAACGATGAGGCCATCGAGCGCGCGCTGGCCGGAAGTCCCGAGACCGTCGACGACGCCTATCGCGCCGGCGTGGCCGCCACCTTGCTCGTCGAACGGCGCAAGGCCGCTGCTATTCTATCGCAGCGCGGCGTCGCCGTCATCGATGTGCCCGCCGCAAAGGCGACGATGGCGCTCATCAACGCTTATATCGACGTGAAGTCCCGCGACTTGCTCTGAAGAACGCCTCGTTCGTTTGACGATCGCGTCCGGCCGGCAAAGCCGAAGTACCACGCCATCGCGACGGCCGTCACCGCTCCCATCGCCAAACGCGCGACCGGCGGAAAACGCTGGGGCGAATAAAAACCTTCGATGAGTCCAGCCACGACGAGCATCGAACTCACGCCGAGGATGAGAATGCCGGCTCGTTGCGCGTTGCGTTTCAAGGCGTCGATGCGCCGGAGCCGGCCGGGTGCGAGCACGCCGGCTGCAAGCAGCATCCCGGCTGCGCTTGCGATGACGATCGACGATAATTCGATGACGCCATGCGGCGCGATCGTGGCGAAG is from Candidatus Eremiobacteraceae bacterium and encodes:
- a CDS encoding stage II sporulation protein M, which encodes FATIAPHGVIELSSIVIASAAGMLLAAGVLAPGRLRRIDALKRNAQRAGILILGVSSMLVVAGLIEGFYSPQRFPPVARLAMGAVTAVAMAWYFGFAGRTRSSNERGVLQSKSRDFTSI